One window of the Wolbachia endosymbiont of Ctenocephalides felis wCfeJ genome contains the following:
- the putA gene encoding bifunctional proline dehydrogenase/L-glutamate gamma-semialdehyde dehydrogenase PutA, producing MISSIQEPNELQKRLQGFYRADEKSYVRYLVEKIELSADSKNRIYNIAKQVVEKIKGSKLGIIDSFMQQYSFSNEEGIALMCIVESLLRIPDDYTIDQLIKDKIANQEWSKHLGRSSSLFVNASTWSLMIGSSILRRNGEDPKFYHVISRLLKNLGEPVIRKAVKQAMLMLGKHFIIGETIEKALENIESDDHSKYLCSFDMLGEAACTSEDAEEYFNSYMHSIKAIGESTDTSDYFKSHGISIKLSSLHPRYEFSQFDNIAEELRNKVLELCHEAKKYNISLCIDAEESERLEMSLVLFEQLRLDESLSQWEGLGLAVQAYQKRALSVLDFIEDVAIRSKHKVMVRLVKGAYWDSEIKRAQELGLSGYSVFTRKSYTDVCYLACAQKLLSKASHFYPCFGTHNAYTFATIIELADKNHPGFEFQRLHGMGKNLYDYAMSELATNVNCRVYAPVGKHSDLLPYLIRRLLENGANSSFVHQINDSNIKIEELVSDPLEKAKSLEYEPHPSIPLPQDIFGEERKNSLGMDISDSVTVSQFANDIEEFSQKKWQVGPIVSGELLFGDTEFTEVVNPAHLESVIGEVSSATSSQALNALEIAHSAFAKWQSVSAEERAQCLERAADLIEEKMKELIYILIVEAGKILSDAIAEVREAVDFLRYYATVAKNELNNWKKLPGPTGEDNFIFFEGRGVFLCISPWNFPLAIFIGQVAAALAAGNTVLAKPAEQTPIIACEAVKILHEAGIPKDVLHLIPGDGQYLGKTLVPDNRISGVAFTGSMQTAQTINRMLASRDGPIVPLIAETGGLNAMVVDSSALLEQVTSDVLLSAFRSSGQRCSALRVLFIQEDIAEKQIRMICSAAQELKIGDPIQLSTDIGPIIDKASIDMLTKHTEKMSRDKDSSLLSKVPVDTSSHNGYFFSPYIYEIQKISQLKQEVFGPILHIVRFDKSQLNEVISDINSTGYGLTFSLQSRIQNHINLISKKVSVGNVYINRNQIGAAVGVQPFGGRGLSGTGPKAGGPNYLHRFSTEKVVSVNATAFGGNATLMCLD from the coding sequence ATGATCAGTTCTATACAAGAACCTAACGAACTGCAAAAACGTTTGCAGGGATTTTATCGTGCTGATGAAAAAAGTTACGTGCGTTATCTTGTGGAAAAGATAGAACTTTCGGCTGATTCAAAAAATAGAATTTACAATATTGCAAAACAAGTTGTCGAAAAAATTAAAGGCAGTAAATTAGGCATCATAGATTCTTTTATGCAACAGTACTCGTTTTCCAACGAGGAAGGAATAGCGCTGATGTGCATTGTTGAATCACTACTTAGAATACCAGACGATTATACGATAGATCAGCTAATCAAAGATAAAATTGCTAATCAAGAATGGAGTAAACACTTAGGACGTTCTTCTTCGTTATTTGTTAATGCTTCTACGTGGAGTTTAATGATAGGAAGCAGTATACTAAGGAGAAATGGAGAAGATCCAAAATTTTATCATGTAATCTCTAGATTACTTAAAAATTTAGGAGAGCCAGTAATCCGCAAAGCAGTAAAACAAGCGATGTTAATGCTTGGTAAGCATTTTATTATTGGGGAAACTATAGAGAAAGCATTGGAAAATATAGAGTCAGATGATCATAGCAAGTATTTATGCTCTTTTGATATGCTTGGTGAAGCTGCTTGCACATCTGAGGATGCAGAAGAGTATTTTAATTCCTATATGCATTCAATAAAAGCCATAGGTGAATCTACTGATACGAGTGATTACTTTAAGTCTCATGGAATCTCAATCAAATTATCTTCATTACACCCACGTTATGAGTTCAGCCAATTTGATAATATAGCCGAAGAACTTAGAAACAAAGTATTGGAGCTTTGCCATGAAGCAAAAAAGTACAATATTTCATTATGTATAGATGCAGAAGAATCAGAAAGGCTTGAGATGTCATTAGTTTTATTTGAGCAATTGCGTCTTGATGAGTCACTTTCTCAGTGGGAGGGGCTTGGCTTGGCTGTACAAGCGTATCAAAAACGTGCTTTATCTGTTCTTGATTTTATTGAGGATGTTGCTATTCGATCAAAACATAAAGTGATGGTGAGACTTGTGAAAGGAGCATATTGGGACTCAGAAATCAAGCGTGCACAGGAATTAGGATTAAGTGGTTACTCAGTGTTTACTAGGAAAAGCTACACAGATGTATGCTACCTTGCTTGCGCACAGAAACTTTTAAGCAAAGCAAGTCACTTTTATCCATGCTTTGGAACTCATAACGCTTATACTTTTGCTACTATAATAGAGCTTGCTGATAAAAATCACCCTGGATTTGAATTTCAACGTCTACACGGAATGGGTAAAAATCTGTATGATTATGCAATGTCAGAACTGGCAACAAACGTTAATTGCCGTGTATATGCTCCTGTTGGTAAACATAGTGATTTATTACCATACCTTATTAGACGCCTTCTTGAAAATGGAGCTAATAGTTCATTTGTCCATCAAATAAATGATTCTAACATTAAAATTGAAGAGTTAGTTTCAGATCCATTAGAAAAAGCTAAAAGCTTGGAGTATGAACCTCATCCGAGCATTCCATTGCCACAAGATATTTTTGGAGAGGAAAGGAAAAACTCTTTAGGCATGGATATCAGTGATTCAGTGACGGTTTCACAATTTGCAAACGACATAGAAGAATTTAGTCAAAAGAAATGGCAGGTTGGGCCGATAGTAAGTGGAGAGTTGCTATTTGGTGATACTGAATTTACTGAAGTAGTTAACCCAGCACATTTGGAAAGCGTGATCGGAGAGGTATCAAGTGCAACAAGTAGTCAGGCCTTAAACGCTCTTGAAATAGCACATAGTGCTTTTGCTAAATGGCAGAGTGTTTCAGCAGAGGAACGTGCTCAGTGCCTTGAAAGAGCTGCAGACTTGATTGAGGAAAAGATGAAAGAGCTGATTTACATTCTAATTGTGGAAGCAGGAAAGATTTTATCTGATGCAATAGCAGAAGTAAGGGAGGCAGTTGACTTTTTACGTTACTATGCAACAGTAGCAAAAAATGAGCTAAATAACTGGAAAAAATTGCCAGGCCCAACGGGCGAAGATAACTTTATCTTTTTTGAAGGTAGAGGGGTTTTCCTATGCATATCACCATGGAATTTTCCACTTGCTATCTTTATTGGGCAGGTTGCAGCCGCACTTGCGGCAGGCAATACAGTACTGGCGAAACCGGCAGAGCAAACGCCAATTATTGCTTGCGAAGCTGTTAAGATACTACACGAGGCTGGGATACCAAAAGATGTACTGCATCTTATTCCAGGGGATGGCCAGTATTTGGGTAAGACATTGGTGCCAGATAATAGAATCTCCGGTGTAGCTTTCACTGGTTCAATGCAAACTGCTCAAACAATTAATAGAATGCTTGCCAGCAGGGATGGTCCTATTGTACCACTTATTGCTGAGACCGGTGGATTAAATGCTATGGTTGTTGACAGCTCTGCTCTCTTGGAGCAAGTTACTTCAGATGTTTTACTTTCCGCATTTCGCAGTAGCGGCCAACGTTGTTCTGCGCTTAGAGTGTTATTTATTCAGGAAGATATAGCAGAAAAACAGATAAGGATGATATGCAGCGCAGCTCAAGAATTGAAGATCGGTGATCCAATACAGCTCAGCACTGATATTGGCCCAATAATTGACAAAGCATCTATTGATATGCTAACTAAACACACGGAGAAAATGTCAAGAGATAAAGATTCGAGCCTCCTATCGAAGGTGCCCGTAGATACAAGTTCTCATAACGGTTATTTCTTTTCTCCATATATTTATGAGATACAAAAAATTTCACAATTAAAGCAGGAGGTGTTTGGTCCCATTTTACATATAGTACGTTTTGATAAGTCACAACTAAATGAGGTTATAAGTGACATAAACAGTACAGGATATGGGCTTACGTTTTCTTTACAAAGCCGCATACAAAATCATATCAATTTAATAAGCAAAAAAGTGTCAGTTGGAAATGTGTACATCAATCGCAATCAGATAGGCGCAGCAGTTGGTGTACAACCATTTGGTGGTAGAGGGTTATCTGGCACTGGGCCAAAAGCTGGTGGTCCTAATTATTTACACCGTTTTTCTACAGAAAAGGTTGTAAGTGTCAATGCTACAGCGTTTGGCGGTAACGCTACACTTATGTGCTTGGATTAA
- the acnA gene encoding aconitate hydratase AcnA: MQNSLNSKTILNIDGKSYSYFSLSAAGKFLGIDPTKLPCSLKVLLENLLRNEDGVSVKLNDIKILASCVEKHVNHEISYKPARVLMQDFTGVPAIVDLASMRSYVKKIGGDPSKINPSVPVDLVIDHSVQVDSYGNTSAFGKNVELEVKRNLERYEFLKWGESSFANFRVVPPGTGICHQVNIEYLAQVVCNENEIVYPDTLVGTDSHTTMVNSLSVLGWGVGGIEAESVMLGQPISMVIPEVVGFKLVGRLSEGVTATDLVLTITHILRTKGVVGKFVEFYGSGLDCLSVADRATIANMAPEYGATCGFFPIDQKTLDYLSLTGRPEELIKLVEVYAKEQGLWRSNDELVFFDILELDLSSVKPVMAGPKRPQDKVFLSQVAESFSTAFSVNESKESDKFQDGSVVIAAITSCTNTSNPSVMIAAGLVARSAVKLGIKSKPWVKTSLAPGSQVVTEYLEKSGLQNDLNALGFNLVGYGCTTCIGNSGPLDEDIEDDIKSKNLTVAAVLSGNRNFEGRIHPLAKANYLASPPLVVVYALAGTVRIDLTKDPICKDKDGNDIYLKDLWPTNSEIESCIKSVVTRKMFIQKYKDVFSGDEHWQKMKCEKSEIYNWDTKSTYIQNPPYFDDLSTEGDENNVVNIKDARILAMFGDSVTTDHISPAGNIASSSPAGIYLKGLGIEPRDFNSYGSRRGNHNVMMRGTFANIRIRNEMVSIEGGYTKHIPSQETMSIFDAAMHYKKEAVPLVVIAGKEYGTGSSRDWAAKGTALLGIKAVIAESFERIHRSNLIGMGVLPLMFQDRMTRKLFDGSEIINLKGRIVPDGNLECVITRKDNSKQSIQLKCCVQTATEMKYLISGGVLNYILTHFS, from the coding sequence ATACAGAATTCTTTAAATTCAAAAACAATTTTAAATATTGATGGAAAATCATATAGCTACTTTAGCCTTAGCGCTGCTGGTAAGTTTTTAGGAATAGATCCAACTAAATTGCCCTGTTCGCTAAAGGTTTTACTTGAAAACTTGTTGCGCAACGAGGATGGAGTAAGCGTAAAGCTGAATGATATAAAAATACTAGCAAGTTGTGTTGAGAAACACGTTAATCATGAAATTAGCTACAAACCGGCAAGGGTGCTGATGCAGGATTTTACTGGAGTTCCTGCCATCGTTGACTTAGCCTCAATGCGTAGTTATGTAAAGAAAATTGGGGGTGATCCAAGCAAAATAAATCCATCTGTGCCTGTTGATCTTGTGATCGACCATTCCGTTCAAGTGGACAGTTACGGGAACACTTCCGCGTTTGGTAAAAACGTTGAACTCGAAGTAAAAAGAAATTTGGAAAGATATGAGTTTTTGAAATGGGGAGAATCATCCTTCGCAAATTTTAGAGTAGTACCGCCTGGCACAGGAATTTGCCATCAGGTAAATATCGAGTATTTAGCGCAAGTTGTATGTAACGAGAATGAGATTGTATATCCAGATACCTTAGTTGGCACAGATAGCCACACCACTATGGTTAATAGTTTATCGGTTCTTGGCTGGGGTGTTGGTGGAATAGAGGCTGAGTCTGTGATGCTTGGTCAGCCAATTAGTATGGTAATTCCAGAGGTGGTAGGGTTTAAGTTAGTAGGAAGGCTCTCAGAAGGAGTAACTGCGACTGATTTAGTACTAACAATCACACATATCTTAAGAACAAAAGGTGTTGTTGGCAAATTCGTAGAATTTTATGGTAGTGGTTTAGATTGTTTATCTGTGGCAGATAGAGCAACCATAGCTAACATGGCTCCAGAGTATGGTGCAACTTGTGGATTTTTTCCGATTGATCAGAAAACTCTAGATTATTTAAGCTTAACCGGAAGGCCAGAAGAGCTGATTAAATTAGTTGAAGTCTATGCGAAAGAGCAAGGATTGTGGCGAAGCAATGACGAGTTAGTGTTTTTCGACATACTGGAGCTTGATTTATCAAGTGTGAAGCCAGTAATGGCCGGTCCCAAAAGACCGCAAGATAAGGTTTTTCTTTCGCAAGTGGCAGAGTCTTTCTCTACAGCATTTTCTGTTAATGAGTCGAAGGAAAGTGATAAATTCCAAGATGGAAGTGTAGTTATTGCTGCAATAACTAGCTGCACCAATACTTCAAATCCAAGTGTAATGATTGCTGCTGGTCTTGTAGCACGCAGTGCAGTTAAACTTGGAATTAAATCAAAGCCTTGGGTTAAGACTTCTCTTGCCCCAGGATCGCAAGTTGTAACGGAGTATTTAGAAAAATCAGGGTTACAAAACGATCTAAATGCTTTAGGTTTTAACCTAGTTGGGTATGGCTGCACGACTTGTATTGGAAACTCCGGTCCACTTGATGAAGATATAGAGGATGATATAAAAAGCAAAAATTTGACTGTTGCTGCGGTTTTATCTGGTAATCGTAATTTTGAAGGAAGAATTCACCCTTTAGCCAAAGCTAATTATTTAGCATCTCCGCCACTTGTCGTTGTGTATGCACTTGCAGGTACTGTGCGAATTGACCTAACGAAAGATCCTATATGCAAAGATAAGGATGGAAATGACATTTATCTTAAAGATCTATGGCCAACAAATAGTGAGATTGAAAGTTGTATTAAAAGTGTAGTAACACGTAAGATGTTCATACAAAAGTATAAGGATGTTTTTTCTGGTGATGAACATTGGCAAAAAATGAAATGTGAGAAAAGTGAAATTTATAACTGGGACACAAAAAGCACCTACATACAAAACCCGCCTTATTTTGATGATTTATCGACGGAAGGCGATGAAAATAATGTAGTTAACATAAAGGATGCGCGGATACTAGCAATGTTTGGTGATAGTGTAACCACTGACCACATTTCTCCTGCTGGAAATATTGCCTCAAGTAGTCCTGCAGGGATATATTTAAAAGGTCTTGGAATTGAGCCGCGCGATTTTAATTCATATGGATCTCGTCGTGGCAATCATAACGTAATGATGCGTGGGACTTTTGCTAATATCAGAATAAGAAACGAAATGGTGAGTATCGAGGGTGGATATACAAAGCATATTCCTTCTCAAGAGACTATGTCAATTTTTGATGCAGCAATGCACTACAAGAAAGAAGCGGTTCCATTAGTTGTTATTGCGGGAAAAGAATACGGCACAGGTTCAAGCAGAGATTGGGCAGCAAAGGGTACTGCATTACTGGGAATTAAAGCTGTAATTGCAGAAAGTTTCGAGCGTATACACAGGTCTAACTTAATCGGTATGGGTGTTCTTCCGCTCATGTTTCAAGATAGGATGACCAGAAAACTATTTGACGGTAGTGAGATAATAAACTTAAAAGGTAGAATAGTGCCAGACGGAAATCTAGAATGTGTCATTACAAGAAAGGATAATTCAAAGCAATCAATTCAACTTAAGTGCTGCGTACAAACCGCAACTGAAATGAAGTATTTGATAAGTGGCGGGGTACTAAACTACATACTTACACACTTCTCTTAA
- a CDS encoding phage portal protein: protein MNLNIFQRRKTHKYSALQLTMDPSWSELSYASFAEEGYVKNVIAFRAINMIANAASSVPLVLYQLTHQGKSQLKVHPLLKLLYSPNPRVSKSEFIEGIVTYRLISGNAYVLMIESNKKLPTELYLLRPDRVEIIPGRNNVPYIYRYTVNDNSYDFRVDKLTGRSAVLHLKTFNPLSDWYGLSPIEAAAYSIDQHNQAGAWNQAMLQNGARPSGAIIVKSTKDGSSGNLSQEQYQRLKEQINDHYSGSVNAGRPILLEGGLEWKEMSLTPRDMDFIESKHSSARDIALAFGVPPQLLGIPGDNTYSNLVEARLSLWEQTVLPILENIVCHLNSWLTPKFGEDLCLSYDKDAIEILMEKRQKLWKYVENASFMTLNEKREAFGLPPLPGGDKLS from the coding sequence ATGAACCTTAATATTTTTCAAAGGAGAAAAACACACAAATATTCTGCTCTGCAGCTCACAATGGATCCAAGTTGGAGTGAGCTCAGTTATGCGAGTTTTGCTGAGGAAGGCTACGTTAAAAACGTTATTGCTTTTCGAGCGATCAATATGATTGCAAACGCTGCATCTTCGGTACCCTTGGTTCTCTATCAACTTACTCATCAGGGAAAGTCACAACTAAAAGTCCACCCATTACTAAAATTACTTTATTCTCCTAATCCAAGAGTATCAAAGTCAGAGTTTATTGAGGGAATTGTGACCTATAGATTAATCAGCGGCAACGCTTATGTGCTGATGATTGAATCAAATAAAAAATTACCAACAGAGCTTTATCTTCTGCGCCCAGATAGAGTTGAGATTATTCCTGGAAGAAATAACGTTCCTTATATATACCGCTATACTGTAAATGATAACAGCTATGACTTTAGGGTTGATAAGCTAACTGGACGTTCAGCAGTGCTACATCTTAAAACCTTCAATCCTTTGAGTGATTGGTATGGACTGTCACCAATTGAGGCAGCAGCATATAGCATAGATCAGCATAACCAAGCTGGTGCTTGGAATCAGGCAATGCTGCAAAATGGGGCAAGACCAAGTGGCGCAATAATTGTAAAATCAACAAAAGATGGGAGCAGTGGAAATTTAAGCCAGGAGCAGTATCAACGCTTGAAAGAACAGATAAATGATCACTATTCAGGTTCCGTCAACGCTGGAAGACCGATATTGCTTGAAGGAGGCTTAGAATGGAAGGAGATGAGCCTGACACCTAGGGACATGGATTTCATCGAATCCAAACATAGTTCAGCTCGCGATATTGCGCTGGCTTTTGGTGTTCCACCGCAGTTGCTTGGCATACCAGGTGATAACACTTATAGCAATTTAGTTGAAGCACGTCTTTCCCTTTGGGAGCAGACGGTTTTACCGATACTGGAAAATATCGTTTGTCATCTGAATTCTTGGCTGACACCAAAGTTTGGCGAGGATCTGTGCTTGTCATATGACAAGGATGCAATAGAAATCCTCATGGAAAAAAGGCAAAAGCTATGGAAATACGTAGAAAACGCAAGCTTCATGACCCTCAACGAAAAAAGAGAAGCTTTCGGTCTGCCACCATTGCCGGGTGGCGATAAGTTGAGTTGA
- a CDS encoding ankyrin repeat domain-containing protein, with amino-acid sequence MYGRTPLYLATKSGHLEMIKTLINKGAEDIDVVDEDGRTPLHLAARDGRLGIVKTLINRGACVNRVDKDGRTPLRLVVEDDHIRLIPHLFLEPGVQKVVSIEHEHEEVAKILVQYTLLQDTEVNRLDYLEQDSNFNRKVLEYWKQCQEEIRKLKEEDKSLYDFLRESNIDNLVSIWERNKNVRSKFGNQKSLQAQYPEYAHILINKANEAEKEECLKKCVKPNF; translated from the coding sequence CTGTATGGACGTACTCCATTATATCTGGCTACTAAAAGTGGTCACCTAGAGATGATCAAAACTCTAATAAACAAAGGTGCTGAGGATATTGATGTAGTAGATGAGGATGGAAGAACTCCATTGCATCTGGCTGCTAGAGATGGCCGTCTAGGAATAGTAAAAACTCTAATAAACAGAGGAGCTTGTGTTAATAGAGTAGATAAAGATGGAAGAACTCCATTACGTTTAGTTGTTGAAGATGACCATATAAGACTTATACCTCACTTATTCCTTGAACCCGGTGTGCAAAAAGTTGTTTCTATCGAGCACGAACATGAGGAAGTAGCAAAGATTTTGGTACAATACACTCTGTTACAAGATACCGAAGTGAACAGACTAGATTATTTAGAGCAGGATTCTAATTTTAACAGGAAGGTGTTAGAATATTGGAAGCAATGTCAAGAGGAAATCAGAAAACTTAAAGAAGAGGATAAGTCACTGTATGACTTTTTAAGAGAAAGCAACATTGATAATCTAGTTAGTATATGGGAAAGAAATAAAAACGTACGCAGTAAGTTTGGCAACCAAAAAAGCTTACAAGCACAATATCCAGAATATGCCCATATTTTAATTAACAAGGCTAATGAAGCAGAAAAAGAGGAATGTTTAAAAAAGTGTGTCAAACCAAATTTTTAG